In the genome of Cryptomeria japonica chromosome 8, Sugi_1.0, whole genome shotgun sequence, one region contains:
- the LOC131053076 gene encoding uncharacterized protein LOC131053076: MSGAGAVPIGDGVESPGLKKSITGPLSFTQLNAIAIMIIFAASDLVTLQDLLLFFFSAIYILIMSKFAFPATAVAASNPPKPVFSPSRLFVCYVSLAAVVGLVFPLVYIFGGIAAGHKAGILAAAPHVFLLSAQIFWEGVTVNSRRFSLPTRAFVPIFYNTRRVFTIFDWLETEFSKERASEPWNNYGRALAVANLVFWCFNLFCFLLPVYLPRAFRKYYEEEASVKMVKDK, from the coding sequence ATGTCAGGCGCAGGAGCAGTTCCGATAGGTGACGGGGTCGAATCCCCGGGGCTGAAAAAATCTATTACAGGCCCCCTAAGCTTCACACAGCTCAACGCCATAGCAATCATGATAATCTTTGCGGCCAGCGACCTAGTAACCCTCCAAGACCTTCTATTATTCTTCTTCTCGGCAATATATATTCTGATCATGTCCAAATTCGCCTTTCCTGCAACGGCCGTCGCAGCTTCAAACCCTCCCAAGCCCGTATTTTCCCCCAGCCGCCTTTTTGTCTGCTACGTTTCCCTGGCCGCCGTCGTAGGGTTAGTTTTCCCTCTGGTTTACATTTTCGGCGGCATTGCAGCAGGGCACAAAGCCGGCATTTTGGCGGCGGCGCCGCATGTTTTTCTGCTCTCTGCACAGATTTTCTGGGAGGGCGTGACGGTTAATTCCCGCAGGTTTTCGCTGCCTACCAGAGCTTTCGTCCCTATTTTTTACAATACGCGTAGGGTTTTCACCATTTTCGACTGGCTGGAAACAGAATTTAGTAAAGAGAGGGCGAGCGAGCCGTGGAACAATTACGGCCGTGCTCTTGCTGTGGCGAATCTGGTGTTCTGGTGTTTCAATTTGTTCTGTTTTCTGCTTCCTGTTTATCTGCCCAGGGCTTTCAGGAAGTATTATGAAGAAGAGGCTTCTGTAAAGATGGTTAAGGATAAATGA